A single window of Pieris napi chromosome 8, ilPieNapi1.2, whole genome shotgun sequence DNA harbors:
- the LOC125051920 gene encoding xanthine dehydrogenase/oxidase-like isoform X1: MDKVKFKVNDIECVVGSEASSTTTLLNYIRQTLELRGTKYMCLEGGCGACIVSVKTPEGDILSVNSCLVSVMSCHNWEITTIEGVGNRDKGYHIIQKTLAKKDGTQCGYCTPGWVMALYSLLKNKKLNMLQIEKSLASNNCRCTGYRPILDASKSFAVDAPPAEKLTIDIEDLDICKEKACSKKSCDEFDWCFVDLKEERVHIKLKDDREWFKIQTTAQVFEILNETGDDSYMLVAGNTGKGVLPLTEYPRILIDIRDISELKGYYFDQNLVIGSGTTITELIDIFKTVSEKEEVFNYLNVLNEHLKEVAHIAVQNLGTIAGNLMIKHNKKDFPSDIFLILETVGAALTILQPSGNKKIISLSSFLQENMRSKIIYNVVLPPLSKNNHIATFKVMKRAQNSQAIVNAGFCYKLDKTYRVVSSRIIYSGLRTGCSRACKTEACLQGKNLFDNNTLQSAIQVLVKELIIEEMPYNSVEYRRRLAVGLFYKGLLSLCPPTILNSRYKSGAVKLHQSRGVSSGKQVYSTDSSVWPINEPINKVDGLIQCAGEAPYAEDLISLPNEVYAAFVLSTVGRGQMDQIDATKALNTKGVIAFYTAKDIPGTNSFTNGVTETTTDEVLLSDGEINFYNQPIGIIVAESNEIAQRAAKLVNVKYSSSKIPIVDVKLAKTLTENVSLVKTINASKEANDVVTVIRGNNTIYGQYHFCYENVVCVSWPTEEGISVRSSTQCTDSDQAAAARCLNIDQNRIDVDARRCGGAFGLKITRGLQVSSACTLVTYKLNRPCRFILPLRTTMRIVGKRFPSSVDYEVGLNREGVIQYMDYTIYEDNGYLVNERLVMLTYDVYYNCYQQDRFNFKAFDVITNTASNTFCRSPGSLEAITATETILERVSYELNIDPVTIRLSNLDPKYKNILCEMVDNLKEEANYNERKKQVEDYNSKNRWKKRGLRFLFMKWNSKSPYYSDVNISVLRGDGTVIITHGGVEIGQGINTKAIQVCAYYFGISVDKIKVKTNNTTFNPNTMATVGSTTSQAICIGVQRACENLLEKLNPLKIELNNPKWESLIQEAFKRGIDLQSHGFVTTKDLRHFDVYGITLAEVEIDVLTGEWSIRRVDLLEDVGRSVNPLVDIGQIEGAFIMGLGYFTTEELIYDKTGELLTDRTWTYKIPQALDIPIDFRVYFKPKPYNDDLILGAKVVGEPATVMALSVPFAMREAIVSARNEAGIPSNKWFQIDGPYTTEKICEAAATDVKDFKFY; the protein is encoded by the exons AtggataaagttaaatttaaagttaacgACATCGAATGTGTTG TTGGTTCAGAAGCGAGCTCCACTACTACGCTTCTGAATTACATTCGGCAGACTCTAGAATTACGAGGAACCAAGTACATGTGCCTGGAAGGAGGTTGTGGCGCCTGCATTGTCAGTGTGAAGACACCCGAGGGAGACATACTATCTGTCAACTCC TGTCTGGTTTCCGTGATGTCATGTCACAATTGGGAAATTACTACAATTGAGGGTGTTGGAAACCGAGACAAGGGTTATCATATCATACAGAAAACTCTCGCCAAAAAGGATGGCACCCAATGTGGTTATTGCACCCCGGGCTGGGTCATGGCtttatatag ccttctaaaaaacaaaaagctgAATATGCTTCAAATCGAAAAATCTTTAGCGAGCAATAATTGCCGTTGTACCGGTTATAGACCGATACTGGATGCATCAAAAAGTTTTGCTGTTGACGCTCCACCCGCTGAAAAGCTGACTATAGACATAGAAGACTTAgacatttgtaaagaaaaagcttgttcaaaaaaatcttGCGATGAGTTCGACTGGTGTTTTGTAGATTTGAAAGAAGAGAGAGTACACATAAAACTAAAGGACGATAGAGAATGGTTTAAAATACAAACTACTGCTCAAGTTTtcgaaatattaaatgaaacagGCGATGATTCTTATATGTTGGTTGCAGGAAACACTGGAAAAG GCGTTCTTCCACTTACAGAATATCCGAGaatattaattgatataaGAGATATCTCCGAATTAAAAGGTTATTATTTTGATCAGAACTTGGTGATAGGTTCCGGGACTACAATAACTGAGCTAATTGACATATTTAAGACAGTGTCAGAAAAGGAAGAAGTATTCAACTATCTTAACGTATTAAATGAACATTTGAAGGAAGTAGCACATATAGCTGTCCAAAAT ttaggTACGATTGCTGGAAATTTAATGATCAAACATAACAAGAAAGATTTCCCTTCTGATATATTTCTCATCTTAGAAACTGTTGGAGCTGCTTTAACTATAC TACAGCCGTcaggcaataaaaaaataatttctttgtcAAGTTTtctacaagaaaatatgaggagcaagataatatataatgtcGTTTTACCACCGCTAAGTAAAAACAATCACATTGCTACTTTCAAGGTGATGAAAAGAGCTCAAAATTCGCAAGCTATAGTTAACGCTGGTTTTTGTTATAAGCTAGATAAGACGTACCGGGTGGTTTCATCCCGAATAATATACTCAGGATTACGAACAGGATGCTCAAGAGCCTGTAAAACTGAAGCGTGTTTACAAGGCAAGAATTTGTTTGACAATAATACATTACAATCGGCAATACAGGTATTAGTAAAAGAACTAATAATTGAAGAAATGCCCTACAACTCCGTGGAATACAGAAGGAGACTGGCCGTTGGACTTTTTTACAAG GGCTTATTATCTCTGTGTCCACCAACTATCCTGAACTCTAGATATAAATCCGGTGCAGTAAAGCTACATCAGTCGCGAGGAGTATCGAGCGGAAAGCAAGTCTACTCCACTGACAGTAGCGTATGGCCAATCAATGAACCTATTAACAAAGTGGATGGATTg ATTCAATGCGCAGGAGAAGCTCCCTATGCAGAGGACCTAATTTCATTGCCGAATGAAGTTTATGCAGCATTTGTACTGAGTACTGTAGGCCGGGGACAAATGGATCAAATAGATGCAACTAAGGCTTTA AATACGAAGGGTGTCATCGCGTTTTATACAGCCAAAGACATTCCTGGTACAAATTCCTTTACTAACGGTGTAACTGAAACAACCACAGATGAAGTATTACTAAGCGATGgcgaaattaatttttataaccaGCCTATAGGAATAATTGTCGCAGAAAGTAATGAAATAGCTCAAAGAGCGGCAAAATtggtaaatgttaaatatagtTCCTCAAAAATACCTATTGTTGATGTTAAATTAGCGAAAACGTTAACAGAAAATGTAAGTCTTGTGAAGACTATAAACGCAAGTAAGGAAGCTAATGACGTTGTTACTGTTATACGAGGCAATAACACTATTTATGGGCAGTATCATTTCTGTTATGAAAACGTAGTTTGTGTATCATGGCCGACAGAAGAAGGGATATCGGTTCGTTCATCTACTCAATGCACTGACTCAGATCAAGCAGCAGCAGCGCGTTGCTTAAACATTGATCAGAATAG GATTGACGTCGACGCTCGCCGTTGTGGTGGAGCGTTTGGTCTCAAGATCACTCGCGGTCTTCAAGTTTCATCGGCGTGTACTCTAGTGACCTACAAGTTAAACCGCCCATGTCGTTTTATTTTACCATTACGAACAACAATGAGGATCGTTGGGAAAAGGTTTCCGTCCTCTGTTGACTATGAG GTTGGCCTAAACAGGGAAGGTGTTATACAGTATATGGACTATACTATTTATGAAGATAACGGTTACTTAGTAAATGAAAGATTAGTAATGCTTACTTACGACGTCTATTATAATTGTTACCAGCAAGATAGATTTAACTTTAAGGCTTTTGATGTTATAACCAATACAGCTTCTAATACTTTTTGCAGATCTCCAG GTTCACTCGAGGCAATTACAGCAACTGAAACGATTCTTGAAAGGGTATCTTATGAATTAAACATTGACCCTGTAACTATACGTTTGTCtaacttagacccaaaatataaaaacatactaTGTGAAATGGTAGATAATCTCAAGGAAGAGGCAAATTACAATGAGAGGAAGAAGCAGGTTGAGGattacaatagcaaaaatCGCTGGAAAAAACGTGGtttgagatttttatttatgaaatggAATTCAAAATCACCATATTATTCTGACGtaaatatttctgttttacgtGGTGATGGAACTGTAATAATAACGCACGGCGGTGTTGAAATAGGTCAAGGAATAAATACTAAGGCGATTCAAGTATGTGCATATTACTTTGGCATTTCTGTAGACAAAATAAAAGTGAAAACCAATAATACAACATTTAATCCTAATACGATGGCTACAGTCGGAAGCACAACTTCGCAAGCAATATGTATTGGAGTTCAAAGAGCCTGTGAAAATCTCCTTGAAAAATTGaatcctttaaaaatagaacttaACAATCCAAAGTGGGAATCTTTAATACAAGAAGCATTTAAGAGAGGGATTGATTTGCAAAGTCATGGTTTTGTTACCACCAAAGATCTTCGCCACTTTGACGTTTACGGAATTACCTTGGCAGAAGTCGAAATTGACGTCCTAACAGGAGAGTGGAGTATACGAAGAGTAGACCTTTTAGAAGACGTTGGTAGAAGTGTGAATCCACTTGTTGACATTGGACAA ATAGAAGGTGCTTTCATTATGGGTCTCGGATATTTTACTACGGAGGAGTTAATTTACGACAAGACAGGGGAGCTTCTGACTGACCGCACATGGACTTACAAGATTCCTCAAGCTTTAGACATTCCTATAGATTTTCGAGTCTATTTTAAGCCAAAACCTTACAATGACGATCTAATACTTGGCGCTAAAG tcgTTGGTGAACCGGCGACCGTGATGGCTTTATCAGTACCATTTGCGATGCGAGAAGCTATTGTATCCGCTAGAAACGAAGCTGGCATACCATCTAATAAATGGTTTCAAATAG ATGGTCCTTACACAACAGAAAAAATATGTGAAGCAGCTGCTACAGACGTCAAAGACTTCAAAttctactaa
- the LOC125051920 gene encoding xanthine dehydrogenase-like isoform X2 — protein sequence MDKVKFKVNDIECVVGSEASSTTTLLNYIRQTLELRGTKYMCLEGGCGACIVSVKTPEGDILSVNSCLVSVMSCHNWEITTIEGVGNRDKGYHIIQKTLAKKDGTQCGYCTPGWVMALYSLLKNKKLNMLQIEKSLASNNCRCTGYRPILDASKSFAVDAPPAEKLTIDIEDLDICKEKACSKKSCDEFDWCFVDLKEERVHIKLKDDREWFKIQTTAQVFEILNETGDDSYMLVAGNTGKGVLPLTEYPRILIDIRDISELKGYYFDQNLVIGSGTTITELIDIFKTVSEKEEVFNYLNVLNEHLKEVAHIAVQNLGTIAGNLMIKHNKKDFPSDIFLILETVGAALTILQPSGNKKIISLSSFLQENMRSKIIYNVVLPPLSKNNHIATFKVMKRAQNSQAIVNAGFCYKLDKTYRVVSSRIIYSGLRTGCSRACKTEACLQGKNLFDNNTLQSAIQVLVKELIIEEMPYNSVEYRRRLAVGLFYKGLLSLCPPTILNSRYKSGAVKLHQSRGVSSGKQVYSTDSSVWPINEPINKVDGLIQCAGEAPYAEDLISLPNEVYAAFVLSTVGRGQMDQIDATKALNTKGVIAFYTAKDIPGTNSFTNGVTETTTDEVLLSDGEINFYNQPIGIIVAESNEIAQRAAKLVNVKYSSSKIPIVDVKLAKTLTENVSLVKTINASKEANDVVTVIRGNNTIYGQYHFCYENVVCVSWPTEEGISVRSSTQCTDSDQAAAARCLNIDQNRIDVDARRCGGAFGLKITRGLQVSSACTLVTYKLNRPCRFILPLRTTMRIVGKRFPSSVDYEVGLNREGVIQYMDYTIYEDNGYLVNERLVMLTYDVYYNCYQQDRFNFKAFDVITNTASNTFCRSPGSLEAITATETILERVSYELNIDPVTIRLSNLDPKYKNILCEMVDNLKEEANYNERKKQVEDYNSKNRWKKRGLRFLFMKWNSKSPYYSDVNISVLRGDGTVIITHGGVEIGQGINTKAIQVCAYYFGISVDKIKVKTNNTTFNPNTMATVGSTTSQAICIGVQRACENLLEKLNPLKIELNNPKWESLIQEAFKRGIDLQSHGFVTTKDLRHFDVYGITLAEVEIDVLTGEWSIRRVDLLEDVGRSVNPLVDIGQVSQYGFLLHKRLRSGR from the exons AtggataaagttaaatttaaagttaacgACATCGAATGTGTTG TTGGTTCAGAAGCGAGCTCCACTACTACGCTTCTGAATTACATTCGGCAGACTCTAGAATTACGAGGAACCAAGTACATGTGCCTGGAAGGAGGTTGTGGCGCCTGCATTGTCAGTGTGAAGACACCCGAGGGAGACATACTATCTGTCAACTCC TGTCTGGTTTCCGTGATGTCATGTCACAATTGGGAAATTACTACAATTGAGGGTGTTGGAAACCGAGACAAGGGTTATCATATCATACAGAAAACTCTCGCCAAAAAGGATGGCACCCAATGTGGTTATTGCACCCCGGGCTGGGTCATGGCtttatatag ccttctaaaaaacaaaaagctgAATATGCTTCAAATCGAAAAATCTTTAGCGAGCAATAATTGCCGTTGTACCGGTTATAGACCGATACTGGATGCATCAAAAAGTTTTGCTGTTGACGCTCCACCCGCTGAAAAGCTGACTATAGACATAGAAGACTTAgacatttgtaaagaaaaagcttgttcaaaaaaatcttGCGATGAGTTCGACTGGTGTTTTGTAGATTTGAAAGAAGAGAGAGTACACATAAAACTAAAGGACGATAGAGAATGGTTTAAAATACAAACTACTGCTCAAGTTTtcgaaatattaaatgaaacagGCGATGATTCTTATATGTTGGTTGCAGGAAACACTGGAAAAG GCGTTCTTCCACTTACAGAATATCCGAGaatattaattgatataaGAGATATCTCCGAATTAAAAGGTTATTATTTTGATCAGAACTTGGTGATAGGTTCCGGGACTACAATAACTGAGCTAATTGACATATTTAAGACAGTGTCAGAAAAGGAAGAAGTATTCAACTATCTTAACGTATTAAATGAACATTTGAAGGAAGTAGCACATATAGCTGTCCAAAAT ttaggTACGATTGCTGGAAATTTAATGATCAAACATAACAAGAAAGATTTCCCTTCTGATATATTTCTCATCTTAGAAACTGTTGGAGCTGCTTTAACTATAC TACAGCCGTcaggcaataaaaaaataatttctttgtcAAGTTTtctacaagaaaatatgaggagcaagataatatataatgtcGTTTTACCACCGCTAAGTAAAAACAATCACATTGCTACTTTCAAGGTGATGAAAAGAGCTCAAAATTCGCAAGCTATAGTTAACGCTGGTTTTTGTTATAAGCTAGATAAGACGTACCGGGTGGTTTCATCCCGAATAATATACTCAGGATTACGAACAGGATGCTCAAGAGCCTGTAAAACTGAAGCGTGTTTACAAGGCAAGAATTTGTTTGACAATAATACATTACAATCGGCAATACAGGTATTAGTAAAAGAACTAATAATTGAAGAAATGCCCTACAACTCCGTGGAATACAGAAGGAGACTGGCCGTTGGACTTTTTTACAAG GGCTTATTATCTCTGTGTCCACCAACTATCCTGAACTCTAGATATAAATCCGGTGCAGTAAAGCTACATCAGTCGCGAGGAGTATCGAGCGGAAAGCAAGTCTACTCCACTGACAGTAGCGTATGGCCAATCAATGAACCTATTAACAAAGTGGATGGATTg ATTCAATGCGCAGGAGAAGCTCCCTATGCAGAGGACCTAATTTCATTGCCGAATGAAGTTTATGCAGCATTTGTACTGAGTACTGTAGGCCGGGGACAAATGGATCAAATAGATGCAACTAAGGCTTTA AATACGAAGGGTGTCATCGCGTTTTATACAGCCAAAGACATTCCTGGTACAAATTCCTTTACTAACGGTGTAACTGAAACAACCACAGATGAAGTATTACTAAGCGATGgcgaaattaatttttataaccaGCCTATAGGAATAATTGTCGCAGAAAGTAATGAAATAGCTCAAAGAGCGGCAAAATtggtaaatgttaaatatagtTCCTCAAAAATACCTATTGTTGATGTTAAATTAGCGAAAACGTTAACAGAAAATGTAAGTCTTGTGAAGACTATAAACGCAAGTAAGGAAGCTAATGACGTTGTTACTGTTATACGAGGCAATAACACTATTTATGGGCAGTATCATTTCTGTTATGAAAACGTAGTTTGTGTATCATGGCCGACAGAAGAAGGGATATCGGTTCGTTCATCTACTCAATGCACTGACTCAGATCAAGCAGCAGCAGCGCGTTGCTTAAACATTGATCAGAATAG GATTGACGTCGACGCTCGCCGTTGTGGTGGAGCGTTTGGTCTCAAGATCACTCGCGGTCTTCAAGTTTCATCGGCGTGTACTCTAGTGACCTACAAGTTAAACCGCCCATGTCGTTTTATTTTACCATTACGAACAACAATGAGGATCGTTGGGAAAAGGTTTCCGTCCTCTGTTGACTATGAG GTTGGCCTAAACAGGGAAGGTGTTATACAGTATATGGACTATACTATTTATGAAGATAACGGTTACTTAGTAAATGAAAGATTAGTAATGCTTACTTACGACGTCTATTATAATTGTTACCAGCAAGATAGATTTAACTTTAAGGCTTTTGATGTTATAACCAATACAGCTTCTAATACTTTTTGCAGATCTCCAG GTTCACTCGAGGCAATTACAGCAACTGAAACGATTCTTGAAAGGGTATCTTATGAATTAAACATTGACCCTGTAACTATACGTTTGTCtaacttagacccaaaatataaaaacatactaTGTGAAATGGTAGATAATCTCAAGGAAGAGGCAAATTACAATGAGAGGAAGAAGCAGGTTGAGGattacaatagcaaaaatCGCTGGAAAAAACGTGGtttgagatttttatttatgaaatggAATTCAAAATCACCATATTATTCTGACGtaaatatttctgttttacgtGGTGATGGAACTGTAATAATAACGCACGGCGGTGTTGAAATAGGTCAAGGAATAAATACTAAGGCGATTCAAGTATGTGCATATTACTTTGGCATTTCTGTAGACAAAATAAAAGTGAAAACCAATAATACAACATTTAATCCTAATACGATGGCTACAGTCGGAAGCACAACTTCGCAAGCAATATGTATTGGAGTTCAAAGAGCCTGTGAAAATCTCCTTGAAAAATTGaatcctttaaaaatagaacttaACAATCCAAAGTGGGAATCTTTAATACAAGAAGCATTTAAGAGAGGGATTGATTTGCAAAGTCATGGTTTTGTTACCACCAAAGATCTTCGCCACTTTGACGTTTACGGAATTACCTTGGCAGAAGTCGAAATTGACGTCCTAACAGGAGAGTGGAGTATACGAAGAGTAGACCTTTTAGAAGACGTTGGTAGAAGTGTGAATCCACTTGTTGACATTGGACAAGTAAGTCAATACGGTTTCTTATTGCATAAACGATTGAGAAGTGGAAG ATAG